A stretch of Anaerolineales bacterium DNA encodes these proteins:
- a CDS encoding protein-L-isoaspartate(D-aspartate) O-methyltransferase, whose translation MSEADLFADVRQRMVSEQMCSRDIRSPRVLQAMLKVPRHRFVPEDERHLAYTDAPLPIGHHQTISQPYIVALMTQLLDLQGDERVLEIGTGSGYQAAVLAALAGLVYSVERIPELRLRAQAVLAELGLGNVTVVEGDGTQGLPEHAPYQAILVTAAAPGVPEPLKRQLAEGGRLVLPVGGQDGQMLERWRRRGERYDREQIAPVVFVPLIGRDGWSSEPWSFCR comes from the coding sequence ATGAGTGAGGCGGATCTCTTCGCCGATGTGCGCCAGCGCATGGTCTCGGAGCAGATGTGCAGCCGGGACATTCGCTCGCCACGGGTGCTCCAGGCGATGCTCAAGGTCCCTCGCCACCGCTTCGTCCCCGAGGACGAACGCCACCTGGCCTACACCGATGCCCCACTACCCATCGGCCATCACCAGACGATCTCGCAACCGTACATTGTCGCCCTGATGACCCAGCTGTTGGACCTGCAGGGCGATGAGCGCGTGCTGGAGATCGGCACCGGGTCGGGCTACCAGGCGGCCGTGCTGGCGGCCCTGGCCGGGCTGGTCTACAGCGTCGAGCGCATCCCGGAGCTCCGCCTTCGGGCACAAGCGGTTCTGGCGGAGCTGGGACTGGGCAACGTGACGGTCGTGGAAGGCGATGGGACTCAGGGCCTGCCGGAGCACGCGCCGTATCAAGCCATTCTGGTGACAGCGGCCGCACCGGGCGTCCCGGAGCCCCTCAAGCGCCAGCTGGCCGAGGGCGGGCGGCTGGTGCTGCCGGTCGGCGGCCAGGATGGACAGATGCTCGAGCGCTGGCGCCGCCGCGGGGAGCGCTACGACCGGGAGCAAATTGCCCCGGTGGTGTTCGTGCCGCTGATCGGCCGGGACGGGTGGTCGTCGGAGCCCTGGTCGTTCTGCCGCTAG